A single region of the Pararhodospirillum photometricum DSM 122 genome encodes:
- the topA gene encoding type I DNA topoisomerase, with amino-acid sequence MHVVVVESPAKAKTINKYLGKNYKVLASYGHVRDLPPKDGSVRPDEGFAMDWEVDERSERHLREIIQALEHADALLLATDPDREGEAISWHVREVLESRKALVGKSVQRITFNAITRSAVEEALNNARDLDHPLVEAYLARRALDYLVGFTLSPVLWRKLPGSRSAGRVQSVALRLVCEREQEIERFVTREYWSVEALLATEAGQPFKARLTHLNGHKLDKFDLPDKTAADAALAAVEAARLSVATVERKQAKRHPAAPFTTSTLQQEASRKLYFSARQTMTVAQKLYEGVDLGGETVGLITYMRTDGVSIAPEAVTATRALIQDEFGRDYLPDQPRVYKTKAKNAQEAHEAIRPTDVSRSPAEVAPFLTQEQRKLYELIWKRTVASQMASAILDQVVVDITDPARTVVLRATGSVVRFDGFLKVYREDHDDRPDTGDSSDDDENRLLPPLAEGEALTRESARADQHFTQPPPRYTEASLVKRMEELGIGRPSTYASILSVLQDREYVRLDNRRFVPEDRGRLVTTFLENFFSRYVQYSFTADLENQLDEISDGALGWKTVLEAFWRDFKAAIDDTATLRVSEVLDALDAELGPHLFPPTADGRDPRVCPVCNSGKLGLRIGKFGAFVGCSGYPECKFTRPXVAKGDGEGQATGLEDGVKVLGLAPDGEEVTLRKGPYGPYVQKGEAAKAEKGKKAVKPPRVSIPNTMEPAGIDLDIALKLLALPRDIGEHPETHAMITAGIGRFGPYLKHGDIYKSVPKDEDILSIGLNRAVVLLAESARGGRARQPAKSLGDHPEDAKPVTIHDGRFGPYVQHGATRATLPKGEDPAGLTLERALEVLKARLAKDAGAPAEKKTEKKKAAPRKTPTTRKAKAPAAEDESTASPEAASAPAKKTRRKKAAEEEPPFEGQGAPP; translated from the coding sequence ATGCACGTCGTCGTCGTCGAATCTCCCGCCAAGGCCAAGACGATCAACAAGTATCTTGGCAAGAACTACAAGGTTCTGGCCTCGTATGGCCATGTCCGTGACCTGCCGCCCAAGGACGGCTCGGTGCGGCCCGACGAGGGCTTCGCCATGGACTGGGAGGTGGACGAACGCTCCGAGCGCCACCTCCGAGAGATCATCCAGGCCCTGGAACACGCCGACGCCTTGCTGCTGGCCACCGACCCGGATCGCGAGGGCGAGGCCATTTCGTGGCATGTGCGCGAGGTGCTGGAAAGCCGCAAGGCCCTGGTGGGCAAGTCGGTGCAGCGCATCACCTTCAACGCCATCACCCGCTCGGCGGTCGAAGAGGCCCTGAACAACGCCCGCGACCTCGACCACCCCCTGGTCGAGGCCTATCTGGCGCGCCGGGCGCTTGACTATCTGGTGGGCTTTACCCTGTCGCCGGTGCTGTGGCGCAAACTGCCCGGCTCGCGCTCGGCGGGACGGGTGCAGTCGGTGGCGCTGCGGCTGGTGTGCGAGCGCGAACAGGAGATCGAACGCTTCGTCACCCGCGAGTACTGGAGCGTCGAGGCCCTCCTGGCGACCGAGGCCGGCCAACCGTTCAAAGCCCGCCTGACCCACCTCAACGGCCACAAGCTCGACAAGTTCGACCTGCCCGACAAGACGGCCGCCGACGCGGCCCTGGCGGCGGTCGAAGCGGCGCGGTTGAGCGTGGCCACGGTGGAGCGCAAGCAGGCCAAGCGTCACCCGGCGGCGCCGTTCACCACCTCGACCTTGCAGCAAGAAGCCTCGCGCAAGCTCTATTTCAGCGCCCGCCAGACCATGACCGTGGCGCAAAAGCTCTACGAGGGCGTGGACCTGGGCGGCGAGACCGTCGGCCTTATCACCTATATGCGAACCGATGGCGTGTCGATCGCCCCCGAGGCGGTGACGGCGACCCGCGCCTTGATCCAAGACGAGTTCGGCCGCGACTACCTGCCCGACCAGCCCCGGGTCTACAAGACCAAGGCCAAGAACGCCCAGGAAGCCCACGAGGCCATCCGCCCCACCGACGTCAGCCGCAGCCCGGCCGAGGTCGCCCCCTTCCTGACCCAAGAGCAGCGCAAACTCTATGAGTTGATCTGGAAGCGCACCGTCGCCAGCCAGATGGCCAGCGCCATTCTTGATCAGGTGGTGGTGGACATCACCGACCCGGCCCGCACCGTGGTCTTGCGGGCCACCGGCTCGGTGGTGCGCTTCGACGGCTTCTTGAAGGTTTACCGTGAGGACCACGACGACCGGCCCGACACCGGCGACAGCAGCGACGACGACGAAAACCGCCTCCTGCCCCCGCTGGCCGAAGGCGAGGCCCTGACGCGGGAATCGGCGCGGGCCGACCAGCACTTCACCCAGCCGCCGCCGCGCTATACCGAAGCCAGCTTGGTGAAGCGCATGGAAGAGCTGGGCATCGGCCGGCCCTCGACCTATGCGTCGATCCTGTCGGTGTTGCAAGACCGCGAGTACGTCCGGCTCGATAACCGCCGCTTTGTGCCTGAAGATCGGGGCCGGCTGGTCACGACCTTTCTTGAAAACTTCTTCTCACGCTACGTCCAGTATTCCTTCACCGCCGATCTGGAAAACCAGCTCGACGAGATCTCCGATGGCGCCCTGGGCTGGAAGACGGTGCTGGAAGCCTTCTGGCGTGACTTCAAGGCCGCCATCGACGACACCGCCACCCTTCGGGTCTCGGAAGTGCTCGATGCCCTCGACGCCGAGTTGGGCCCGCACCTGTTTCCGCCAACCGCCGATGGTCGCGACCCCCGTGTCTGTCCGGTGTGCAACAGCGGCAAACTGGGCCTGAGAATCGGCAAGTTCGGCGCCTTCGTCGGATGCTCCGGCTATCCCGAGTGCAAGTTCACCCGGCCCMTGGTGGCCAAGGGCGACGGCGAGGGACAAGCCACGGGCCTGGAAGACGGCGTCAAGGTCCTGGGCCTCGCCCCCGATGGCGAGGAAGTCACCCTGCGCAAAGGCCCCTACGGCCCCTATGTGCAAAAAGGCGAAGCGGCCAAGGCGGAAAAGGGCAAGAAGGCTGTCAAGCCGCCGCGCGTCTCCATTCCCAACACCATGGAACCGGCCGGCATCGACCTCGACATTGCCCTCAAACTGCTCGCCTTGCCGCGCGACATCGGCGAGCACCCGGAAACCCACGCCATGATCACGGCGGGCATCGGGCGCTTCGGCCCCTACCTCAAGCACGGCGACATTTACAAGTCGGTGCCCAAGGACGAGGATATCTTGTCGATCGGCCTCAACCGGGCCGTGGTCTTGCTGGCCGAAAGCGCTCGCGGCGGCCGGGCGCGCCAGCCGGCCAAGAGCCTGGGCGATCACCCGGAAGACGCCAAGCCGGTGACGATCCACGATGGCCGGTTCGGCCCCTACGTCCAGCACGGCGCCACCCGCGCCACTTTGCCCAAGGGCGAGGACCCGGCCGGCCTGACCCTGGAGCGGGCGCTTGAGGTGCTGAAAGCCCGCCTGGCCAAGGATGCCGGCGCGCCCGCAGAAAAGAAAACCGAGAAGAAGAAAGCCGCGCCGCGCAAGACCCCCACGACCCGCAAGGCCAAGGCGCCGGCGGCGGAAGACGAAAGCACCGCCAGCCCCGAAGCCGCGTCGGCGCCCGCCAAGAAAACCCGGCGCAAGAAGGCCGCCGAGGAAGAGCCGCCGTTTGAAGGCCAGGGGGCCCCGCCATGA
- a CDS encoding glycosyltransferase family 61 protein, protein MTLPLRIDLADLEALDRATVREVAPAVKILLAPLAFGVRCFDQNRVIERPYPGAWREDAYTAPAIRVARVRDAVVQSCCGVMLVGLPNPEGPGDCLHMVNETLHNVVFEEHLLVVDPETGKLIELQSAGINRVAGRAVHLLGGGETNYYHWQVDVLAKLPQLLPDHRDDLFLLPPITLPFQQETLALAAGARPLRFHEIDRGRTVVVDDLVFVPNLNDFGWNLRHENLDLYPGLRPRGPGERKLYLARGPSAKRPLVNEPEIIARLAAAGFDIIPLEGVSVHEQARLMAEARVIVAPHGAGLTNLVFCGPGTTVCELHMDSYLNWVFRRMANLLGLRYGCVVGETLGAWDPLAPHDKPWRLPLEDLEAALSEAGALSPPSWTVA, encoded by the coding sequence ATGACCCTCCCGTTGCGCATCGACCTCGCCGACCTGGAAGCCCTGGATCGCGCGACGGTTCGCGAGGTGGCGCCAGCGGTCAAGATCTTGCTGGCCCCCCTGGCCTTCGGCGTGCGTTGTTTTGATCAAAACCGGGTGATTGAACGTCCCTACCCCGGTGCGTGGCGCGAGGACGCCTACACGGCTCCGGCGATCCGTGTGGCCCGGGTGCGTGATGCGGTGGTCCAGTCGTGTTGCGGGGTCATGCTGGTCGGCCTCCCCAACCCGGAGGGGCCGGGCGACTGCCTGCATATGGTCAACGAAACGCTGCACAACGTGGTGTTTGAAGAACACCTTTTGGTCGTTGATCCTGAAACCGGAAAACTCATCGAACTGCAAAGCGCCGGCATCAACCGAGTCGCCGGTCGGGCGGTGCATTTGCTGGGAGGCGGTGAAACGAATTACTACCACTGGCAGGTGGATGTCCTGGCCAAACTGCCGCAGCTCCTGCCCGACCACCGCGACGACCTGTTTTTGCTGCCGCCGATCACCCTTCCCTTCCAGCAAGAAACCCTGGCGCTGGCGGCCGGCGCCCGCCCGCTACGCTTTCACGAAATCGATCGAGGCCGCACCGTTGTTGTGGACGACTTGGTTTTCGTCCCCAACCTGAACGACTTTGGTTGGAATTTGCGCCACGAGAACCTTGATCTTTATCCCGGCCTGCGGCCCCGAGGCCCGGGAGAGCGCAAGCTCTATCTCGCCCGGGGCCCCTCGGCCAAGCGCCCCTTGGTCAACGAACCAGAGATCATCGCCCGCTTGGCGGCGGCGGGCTTCGACATCATCCCCCTGGAAGGCGTGTCGGTGCACGAGCAAGCCCGCTTGATGGCCGAGGCCCGCGTCATCGTGGCGCCCCACGGCGCGGGGCTGACCAACTTGGTGTTTTGCGGCCCCGGCACGACCGTGTGCGAACTGCACATGGACAGCTACCTGAACTGGGTCTTCCGGCGCATGGCAAATCTTCTGGGGCTGCGCTATGGCTGCGTGGTGGGGGAGACCCTGGGCGCCTGGGATCCGCTGGCGCCGCATGACAAGCCCTGGCGCCTGCCCCTCGAGGACTTGGAGGCCGCCTTGAGCGAGGCGGGGGCCCTCTCCCCTCCCTCCTGGACTGTTGCCTGA
- a CDS encoding LysR family transcriptional regulator has protein sequence MPPNWDDLRVFLALAREGSLTGAARRLGAGVATVSRRIERFEAALGVPLFLRHQSGYSLTDQGLALLPRAEAAEEALAGLRQEAGEQDQIRGHVRIASIESLITPLLIPALAPLLAAHPGLDVEILFSTQAVNLHRHDADLALRMLRPDHGHLRVRQLVVMGFGLYGPPDGARPRRQVSWPEHLSLGTVLAWSRAFAGPDTPRFAVNTLEAQIKAVGQGLGVAVLPHFLARPAGLTLIAARLPDGGAMERPVFMVSHADLAGSRRVAAVAEVITDAITARRGEFGAGG, from the coding sequence ATGCCCCCCAACTGGGACGACCTGCGCGTGTTTCTGGCGCTTGCCCGCGAAGGCAGCCTGACCGGCGCGGCGCGGCGGTTGGGGGCTGGCGTTGCCACCGTGTCGCGGCGCATTGAGCGGTTCGAGGCGGCGCTCGGCGTGCCCCTGTTCTTGCGTCATCAAAGCGGCTACAGCCTGACCGACCAGGGCCTCGCTCTCTTGCCGCGTGCCGAAGCCGCCGAGGAGGCGCTGGCCGGGCTGCGCCAGGAGGCGGGTGAGCAGGACCAGATCCGGGGCCATGTGCGGATCGCCAGCATCGAGAGCCTGATCACCCCCCTCCTGATCCCGGCCCTCGCCCCCCTGCTGGCGGCGCATCCCGGCCTGGATGTCGAGATCCTGTTCAGCACGCAGGCCGTCAACCTGCACCGCCACGATGCCGATCTGGCACTGCGCATGCTGCGGCCCGATCATGGGCATCTGCGGGTGCGCCAACTGGTGGTGATGGGGTTTGGCCTCTATGGCCCGCCGGACGGCGCGCGGCCGCGGCGGCAGGTTTCCTGGCCCGAGCACCTCAGCCTCGGCACCGTTCTCGCCTGGTCCCGGGCCTTCGCCGGGCCGGACACGCCGCGCTTTGCCGTCAACACGCTGGAGGCTCAGATCAAGGCGGTCGGCCAGGGTCTGGGCGTGGCCGTGCTGCCGCACTTTCTGGCCCGGCCGGCCGGCTTGACCCTGATCGCCGCACGGTTGCCGGACGGCGGCGCCATGGAGCGTCCCGTTTTCATGGTCTCCCACGCCGACCTCGCCGGCTCCCGCCGCGTTGCCGCCGTGGCCGAGGTCATCACTGACGCGATCACCGCCCGGCGTGGTGAGTTTGGCGCGGGGGGGTGA
- a CDS encoding DMT family transporter yields the protein MTDSSLASRALPLSLPLDTRAFLLSALAAVFWGTNFEATRIVLTEMAPWTAAALRFVLAAAAAVLWLAATRGLDFSVLRRNAVAFALLGLIGVTGFNAALFLGMATSSPVTAALIMGTSPLTTTVLESLFHRRRPTALTLVGLGVSLMGVALTVGAFSGARLAPGDWLIAGGSVAWALYSVGCRRWVTQATALETTVWTMVFGAAALAAIAFTMETPLRLLSDASPVFWLASGHMALIGSVLAFVFWQVGIAQRGAAATSVLFNLVPVSALVVAAAVGRMPDWSQGLGVLVAIAGVGLASRAQRQKPVASR from the coding sequence ATGACCGACTCCTCCCTTGCCTCCCGAGCCCTGCCCCTGTCCTTGCCCTTGGACACCCGGGCGTTTCTTCTGAGCGCCCTGGCCGCCGTGTTCTGGGGCACCAACTTCGAGGCCACCCGTATCGTCCTCACGGAGATGGCGCCGTGGACGGCGGCCGCCCTGCGCTTTGTCCTGGCGGCGGCGGCGGCCGTGCTGTGGCTGGCCGCGACGCGAGGCCTTGATTTCAGCGTCTTGCGACGCAACGCGGTGGCCTTCGCCCTGCTGGGGCTGATTGGCGTCACCGGGTTCAACGCGGCGCTGTTCTTGGGGATGGCGACCTCCAGCCCGGTCACCGCCGCCCTCATCATGGGCACCAGCCCGTTGACGACCACCGTTTTGGAGTCCTTGTTTCACCGCCGCCGCCCGACGGCCCTGACGCTGGTGGGCCTTGGCGTGAGCCTGATGGGTGTGGCCCTGACGGTCGGGGCGTTTTCGGGGGCGCGCCTTGCGCCGGGGGATTGGCTGATCGCCGGCGGCAGCGTCGCGTGGGCGCTCTATTCGGTGGGCTGCCGGCGCTGGGTCACGCAAGCGACGGCCCTTGAAACCACGGTGTGGACCATGGTGTTTGGCGCCGCCGCACTGGCCGCCATCGCCTTTACGATGGAGACCCCGCTGCGGCTGCTGAGTGACGCGTCGCCGGTGTTCTGGCTGGCGAGCGGGCACATGGCGCTGATCGGCTCGGTCCTGGCCTTTGTTTTCTGGCAGGTTGGGATTGCGCAACGCGGCGCGGCGGCGACCTCGGTGTTGTTCAACCTTGTGCCGGTCTCGGCGCTGGTCGTGGCGGCGGCGGTGGGGCGGATGCCCGACTGGTCGCAGGGTCTGGGAGTGTTGGTGGCGATCGCCGGGGTGGGGCTGGCCAGCCGGGCCCAGCGCCAGAAGCCTGTGGCCTCGCGCTAA
- a CDS encoding response regulator — translation MAAPDPSPAPPAKPLEGVRLLVVDDLPETRATLAAQGRRLGAGVETGAPEALARLLDKAKPFQVALVDLEDTPAVALRSLIERLGPERIVPLTRGPLDQARSRCDALALSPPLLKPPRATALLKALLTATGRATLHEESDAPVSAPVSLTPDQALAQGRLILVAEDNAINRRVISRQLGELGHPFDMASDGEVAWDMLRQKAYGLLLTDCLMPRLDGYDLTRRIRQQESKGGPRLPVIALTANAVESEMQRCRDAGMDDFLTKPVALETLGAILDEWLPSTVSSPVSVSAVVSQERPVERVLDLRKFADIIGTDDPETVREFMGFFVETFDQALPPLHAALAAHDRPALRQAAHAAKGAARNACALVLAARLDLLEEQSITEASFEDLAPLLAAVETAYADVRALIQAPEAPPSQEVS, via the coding sequence GTGGCCGCGCCCGATCCCTCCCCGGCCCCGCCGGCCAAACCCCTGGAGGGGGTGCGCCTTCTGGTGGTGGATGACTTGCCCGAAACCCGGGCCACCCTTGCCGCGCAAGGGCGTCGCCTGGGGGCCGGGGTTGAAACCGGCGCCCCCGAGGCCCTCGCTCGTTTGCTCGACAAGGCCAAGCCCTTCCAGGTCGCCCTAGTCGATCTGGAGGATACCCCCGCGGTGGCCTTGCGCTCCCTGATCGAGCGGTTGGGGCCCGAGCGCATCGTGCCCCTGACCCGCGGCCCCCTCGATCAGGCCCGATCCCGCTGCGACGCGCTCGCCCTGTCGCCCCCGCTCTTGAAACCGCCGCGGGCGACCGCCTTGCTGAAAGCCCTTCTCACCGCCACCGGTCGCGCCACGCTCCACGAGGAAAGCGACGCCCCGGTCTCGGCGCCCGTCTCCCTGACCCCCGACCAAGCCCTGGCCCAGGGCCGGCTCATCTTGGTGGCCGAGGACAACGCCATCAATCGACGGGTCATCTCTCGCCAACTGGGCGAACTGGGGCACCCGTTTGACATGGCCAGTGACGGTGAGGTGGCCTGGGACATGCTCAGGCAAAAAGCCTACGGCCTGCTCCTCACCGACTGTCTCATGCCCCGGCTCGACGGCTACGACCTGACCCGACGCATCCGTCAGCAAGAAAGCAAGGGAGGCCCTCGCCTTCCCGTCATTGCTCTGACGGCCAATGCCGTGGAATCGGAAATGCAACGCTGCCGGGATGCGGGCATGGACGATTTTCTGACCAAGCCGGTCGCCCTTGAAACCCTGGGCGCCATTCTCGACGAGTGGCTGCCCTCGACGGTCTCCTCCCCCGTCTCCGTGTCGGCGGTCGTTTCCCAGGAACGCCCGGTGGAGCGGGTCCTGGATTTGCGAAAATTTGCCGACATCATCGGGACCGATGACCCAGAAACCGTTCGGGAGTTCATGGGCTTTTTTGTCGAGACCTTCGATCAGGCCCTGCCCCCCCTGCATGCCGCGCTTGCCGCCCACGACCGGCCGGCCCTGCGCCAAGCCGCCCACGCCGCCAAAGGCGCCGCCCGCAATGCCTGCGCCCTGGTGCTGGCGGCGCGCCTCGACCTCTTGGAAGAGCAGTCCATCACCGAGGCTTCCTTCGAGGATCTTGCCCCCCTCCTGGCCGCCGTCGAAACGGCCTACGCCGACGTGCGCGCCTTGATCCAGGCCCCAGAAGCCCCGCCTTCCCAGGAGGTGTCCTGA
- a CDS encoding PAS domain-containing hybrid sensor histidine kinase/response regulator, with product MTNDASSLLFDAAPLPMVLCQFPGGEIRRANRRAVELFMIELKPEDTLGAIIGPRVFQEFLASLQKHGGFLDDYEALPMTAYGEAFPCSLSGQIVALDDTRSILVGMTDITERKLAEESLRRFFEAGPLAMLLVRLKDAVVTRINRRASELLSLGGQASTDAPESLTLHRFLGPRAAEDFLAQLCEGGFVDAFEAELATDYGESFFALISGQMVIVRDERSVLVGVTDITERKRAEEALQRAKETAEQATQAKSSFLATMSHEIRTPMNGVLGMLDLLGRTPLSDEQGEMVEIVSQSASALLTIIDDILDFSKIEAGKLTLEWLPISLRAWVEVVVHVVVPRAQQKDLEIAWWVQDLLPSGFFGDPVRLRQILLNLLGNAIKFTDRGRVLLRVEGIEEPDQTGRLRFSVTDTGIGLSEAQQQSLFQPFSQADGSTTRRFGGTGLGLSICRRLVEMMHGTLGVSSTPGQGSTFLGRGAAGGRARSLPGPAGQTPGGGAPSGGG from the coding sequence GTGACCAACGATGCCTCCTCATTGTTGTTCGACGCCGCCCCGCTGCCCATGGTCTTGTGCCAGTTCCCGGGGGGAGAGATCCGCCGGGCCAATCGGCGGGCCGTTGAACTGTTCATGATCGAGTTGAAGCCCGAGGATACCCTGGGCGCCATCATTGGTCCGCGGGTCTTTCAGGAGTTCCTGGCCTCATTGCAAAAGCACGGCGGCTTCCTCGACGACTACGAGGCCCTGCCCATGACCGCCTACGGCGAGGCCTTCCCGTGCAGCCTGTCGGGCCAGATCGTCGCTCTCGACGACACCCGCTCCATCCTGGTCGGCATGACCGACATCACCGAGCGCAAGCTGGCCGAAGAGAGCCTGCGCCGGTTCTTCGAGGCCGGGCCGCTGGCCATGCTCCTGGTCCGGCTTAAGGACGCCGTTGTCACCAGGATCAACCGCAGAGCCTCTGAACTGCTGTCGCTGGGGGGGCAGGCGTCCACCGATGCCCCGGAAAGCCTGACCTTGCATCGTTTCCTTGGCCCCCGGGCCGCCGAGGACTTCCTCGCCCAATTGTGCGAGGGCGGCTTTGTCGATGCCTTCGAGGCCGAGTTGGCCACCGACTACGGCGAAAGCTTCTTTGCCCTGATTTCCGGCCAGATGGTCATTGTCCGGGACGAGCGATCGGTCCTGGTGGGCGTCACCGACATCACCGAGCGCAAACGGGCCGAGGAAGCCCTCCAGCGTGCCAAGGAAACCGCCGAGCAGGCGACCCAGGCCAAGTCCTCCTTCCTGGCGACCATGAGTCATGAGATCCGCACGCCCATGAATGGGGTGCTCGGCATGCTGGATCTTCTGGGCCGCACCCCCCTGTCCGACGAGCAGGGGGAAATGGTCGAGATTGTCAGCCAATCGGCCTCGGCCTTGTTGACCATCATTGATGATATCCTCGACTTTTCCAAAATCGAGGCCGGGAAACTGACCCTGGAATGGCTGCCCATCAGCCTGCGCGCGTGGGTCGAGGTGGTGGTTCATGTCGTCGTGCCCCGGGCCCAGCAAAAGGACCTTGAAATTGCTTGGTGGGTTCAAGATCTCCTGCCCTCGGGCTTTTTCGGCGACCCGGTGCGGCTGCGCCAGATTTTGCTCAATCTTCTGGGCAATGCCATCAAGTTCACCGATCGCGGCCGCGTTCTTCTGCGGGTCGAGGGGATCGAGGAACCGGATCAAACCGGTCGCCTGCGCTTTTCCGTGACCGATACCGGCATCGGCCTCAGCGAGGCCCAGCAACAAAGCCTGTTCCAGCCGTTCTCCCAGGCCGATGGCTCCACCACCCGGCGCTTCGGCGGTACCGGCCTTGGGCTGTCGATTTGCCGCCGTCTGGTCGAGATGATGCACGGCACCCTTGGGGTCAGCAGCACTCCCGGACAGGGCAGCACCTTTTTGGGTCGAGGTGCCGCTGGTGGCCGCGCCCGATCCCTCCCCGGCCCCGCCGGCCAAACCCCTGGAGGGGGTGCGCCTTCTGGTGGTGGATGA
- a CDS encoding response regulator transcription factor translates to MDQAIVDFASIKTLVVDDEPFSLSIVVRILRDLRFSAILDAPNGQKALDLYEEGKAPDVSIIDFNMPGLNGLQVLKAVRTGRTRLPRDHRILMLTGNADFGLVQAAIALDVDSFIAKPASKMILSARLEKVLAEPPELKPVEEYEAVDIEAVNRRFLGHDPLGTPRTAAPVEDKADYQIRRVALEALQPGVLVARNILSPSGDLLIRRGTALTERFIRRLKELQDVLNLQSLEILVPAKKEPR, encoded by the coding sequence ATGGATCAGGCAATCGTCGATTTTGCGTCCATCAAAACCCTTGTCGTGGACGACGAGCCCTTCAGCTTGTCCATCGTAGTGCGGATCTTGAGGGACCTTAGGTTTTCCGCCATCCTGGACGCCCCCAACGGCCAGAAGGCGCTGGATCTTTACGAAGAAGGCAAGGCCCCGGACGTCTCGATCATTGATTTCAACATGCCGGGCCTAAACGGCTTGCAGGTGCTTAAGGCCGTGCGCACCGGTCGCACGCGTCTGCCCCGCGACCACCGCATCTTGATGCTCACCGGCAACGCCGACTTTGGGTTGGTCCAGGCGGCCATTGCCCTGGATGTCGATTCCTTCATCGCCAAGCCGGCCTCCAAGATGATTCTGTCGGCCCGGCTGGAAAAAGTGTTGGCCGAACCCCCGGAGCTGAAGCCGGTGGAAGAGTATGAGGCGGTGGACATTGAGGCCGTCAATCGCCGCTTCCTGGGCCACGACCCGCTGGGCACCCCCCGCACCGCCGCCCCCGTCGAGGACAAGGCCGACTACCAGATCCGCCGCGTGGCGCTGGAGGCGTTGCAGCCCGGGGTTCTCGTGGCGCGCAACATCCTCAGTCCCTCGGGCGATCTCCTGATCCGGCGCGGCACGGCCCTGACCGAGCGCTTTATTCGTCGTCTCAAGGAGTTGCAAGACGTCCTCAACCTTCAGAGCCTGGAAATCCTCGTTCCGGCCAAAAAGGAACCGCGGTGA